The DNA segment CTGATTGATTCaactatcaatacaaaatacttaAAAGACCAATTCAATTATCTTTCTATACCCGATATAAGATTGAATCGGGTTGGGTGTCATGGCTATCTGCCAGCAGCAGAGTTTGTCTAAACCTTCTCCTTTTCTGTCAGGAAACCATGGGCAGCCTATCAACTTCACTGAAAGCTACCAATTGGGGGAGAAGCCAGAGTTTCTCAGTGACGACAAAAGACGTAGCATTTGACCAAGACAAAAGAGACTCCACCTCTAAAGGTCACAATAAACTGATGAAAACTTGCAAAACATAGAACACAACAACAAAAGACACTTGTGCAGTCCAAAGAAGATTGCATATCCACAAGCAATACTCCCAACTCCTCCAATATTATACTACTTGCAGTGTATGGCCAGCACAAGCTTGTGGCAcattatacatataaatatatatacaagtCATGTGAATCCACTACAGCTTCTATATACATGGAATGTTACTATTTTATTGTTGTATATGGTCATTAAGGAGCCCATAGGAAATCTATCATGGATGATGTCGATGGAACTCGAGACTCCTGCTGGGAATGGACTTTGACCGATTTCCCCGTCGACGTTCTCCATCAGCTGATTGCTACGTCTGAACCACGAGTTGGAGTCAAAACTCACCAAAAACGACTGGCATTACAAAACAGGAATGGGGGACTATTGACCTGAAAATAATTGCATGTCGATCGAAAACAACCAATTTATTTGCTAATAATCGATTACAAATTCGAGCTCGGTATGACAGGATAGAGGGAGACAGGAGTACAAAATTTATTGTGAAACATGTCATCACTGTATAAGCTTAAGTTTGAATTATCTACAACTACTAAGGAATTGACAATGAGATGGCGGCtagagaggaaggaagaaaaagaagactcaCTGTTCAGAAGAGAACTAATGGCATTGTGGGACACCTTATGTTTATTAGGTTCACATCAAACGATACAATAGTTGGAAGTCACTAATAGGTCGAATGCAACCAAAATTAATCCATATTTAGACCCCAATTGTTAAAGAAACCAACTGCCAAATTCTTCTAATTTGGTTCGGTTTGGTTTCATCTCAAACATGTATTTCTCAAATTATCCTCTCTttgtatatattaatatatatatatatatatatatatatatatatattaatatagtaATCATTCTTCTAGAGAGCCCCACCAAACGGCTTGGCCTTTGGTGACCACAGAATGCTACTTTCTTCAACCTCCATCACTGGCTCTACTGTTAACTTAACTCGAGCTGTGTATATATAGAGCCTTCTCTGCACTTCCCTCGTCATCATTCACGCCCTGCCTACCTGCCTTCTCTCGCTTGATTTCTTTTCCGGCTCTATAATTCATCGACTCAGTAGAGAAGAGAGAGATCGAGTAGGGAGAGAGATGCCGGCGGGGCAGGTGAACCGCATGTCGGCGACGGCGGCGATGGTGCCGACGTACCCGCCGCCGGAGTCCGAGACGGAGGAGGCGTGGGTGTGGGGGCAGATCAAGGCGGAGGCGTACCGCGACGCGGAGTCGGAGCCGGCGCTGGCGAGCTTCCTCTACGCGACGGTGCTGTCGCACCCGTCCCTCGCACGCTCCCTCGCCTTCCACCTCGCCAACAAGCTCTGCTCCTCCACCCTCCTCTCCACCCTGCTCTACGACCTCTTCCTCcagtccttctcctcctctcccaCCCTCATCTCCGCCGTCGTCGCCGACCTCCTCGCGGCCCGCCATCGCGACCCCGCCTGCGCCAACTTCTCCCATTGCCTACTAAACTACAAGGGCTTCCTCGCCATCCAGGCCCACCGCGTGTCCCACCTCCTTTGGGGTCAAAACCGCCGCCCCCTCGCCCTCGCGCTCCAGTCCCGCATCGCCGACGTCTTCGCCGTCGACATCCACCCCGCCGCCCGCGTCGGCAAGGGCGTCCTCCTCGACCAcgccaccggcgtcgtcgtcggcGAGACCGCGGTCATCGGCAACAACGTCTCCATCCTCCACCACGTCACCCTCGGCGGCACCGGCAAGGCCGTCGGGGACCGCCACCCCAAGATCGGCGACGGCGTCCTCATCGGCGCCGGCGCCACCATCCTCGGCAACATCCGGATCGGCGAGGGGGCCAAGATCGGGGCCGGATCCGTCGTGCTCATCGACGTGCCCCCCAGGTCCACCGCCGTCGGGAGCCCTGCCCGGCTCATCGGGGGCAAGGACAAGCACTTCACGCACGACGACCTGCCTAGCGAATCGATGGATCACACATCCTTCATCCAGGAGTGGTCCGACTACATCATCTAACCTCATTGGTTAGATGATGATTGCGGATGCTTCTGCCACAGGGTGATGAATAAAGCATCCGGCTGGATTCGAATGGTCATAAGTCGACTAGGTGAGCTTTTCTCGTAGGAATATGGTCAAACATCTTATTTGCTTTGAGAAACTGTGTGCGCGTTTTTGATTGCATATGACATGCGGCGATGTTCTTTCTGGTGCTCTGATTCTTGTCAGATACATTTCTCAGAATCAACGATCTTCCGTCGATGAGCCAGCCGTCACAGAGCTAGACCTAATCAGCCAAAGATGAGAGACTCTATGACAAGAGAGTCTATCAAGTACTTTAGTGAGAATTCATAAAAATGAACATGCTAGCTAGTTTGATTAATAAAAACTTTATCAAATCATCCTATGATATAGGATCAAGATTTATcctttgcaaaaaaaaataaatcataaaattagTAATGTACCTTAGTAGCAATACGACAAACAAAACATAGCATATACGAACACAGCATGGCTTTCCTTTCTTGGTTGAAGGTTTACTGCATAGACCGCAAATCTTTGTCAATTTCAACCTTCCTTTCTGACTTTTATTGCAAGTAAAGACTTTCTTTTCTCCTCCCTTGTCTTCTCGTACTCTTCCATAGTCATCCCCTACGGGATCACGTTGAACGAATCAAATAATACACACACTATATCATCGTTTCCCAGGTGGCAGAAGCAAAATAGATAGACACAATGTACACACCAAGCAGTAGTACTGAGGTGCATTAGCACGACATCAAACAGTAGTACAAgccaaaccagagaagaacaaacatcaaggataccttgaaaagATTTCTTCAGATAACCTGAGGTGCATTATTTACTACTCAAAATGTCATGTTCGCGCGGATGCTCTACAAATAAGTTCACTTGTCACCCCTAGATGTTGATTTTTCAGTCAACTAGCTAAAACAACTATGATAATAAACCTTTAGTGTAATTAATACATGAAACCTTCTGTACTAATAAAAGTCCTGCATGGAATTGCCAAATACCCCTTAATAAAAATCCTATTTCAATCTTTTATGTCATGAAATAAACCAAGACATGGTGAAGTTATTTGTCAAAGTCACGAAAGTGGCATACATGCAAAAGTGTGCAAATAACAACATTTTAAAAGGGTAATACATTAATAGACAGTTTAATGTGTATATGTGCCATTCGAAGTTACATTCATAACTTCGTTCATTTTCTAGTAAGCATAGCACAAGAGCAAGTTTTCGAAGAATTAAATACTAAACAGTTTCTGTTCCAGTTACCATGCAACTATAACTATTAGCTACTTAGCTTAAACAATGGAAAACTTGAAGGAAAGAAATAAACAATTAATATCAAGCCAAATTACAACATAGATGTACAAAAGCATTAAATTACAGCACAAAGACTTCAACCTGGAAACTACAACTACAGAAAGATGATCAGTTATCCAAACATATTATTTGAGCaatcaaaaacataaaaaaatataactgAAATAAATTGAAGCAAAAAGTGGAATAAGAAGTGCTCAAATTCATGAATTATTACTTTTAGTCACAACAAAgcatacaacaataacaacaagacCGTAAGCCCAATTATTTGAGGtcgactacatggatcttttatcatcattgagatctgtaaaaagtcatatgtttagttaagttcagagtacttaaatctttatttatagtttctattaaagtctttaaGTCTTCCTCTATTTCTTTCGTAtcattaacattaatcattttaccTCTTCTGACTATCATATATGGAAGTCTCCTAAACACATGtatatatcatcttaaatgattgTCCTCTATTGCGTTACTTAGTTGTTCACAAATAacaatatttctttttctatctttcctaataactccacacatccatcttAACGTTCTCATCTCGGCAACAcaaattttttgtatatgttatttcttaactatccaacactcagatccataaagtATTATTGGTTTTACaatgattttataaaatttttctttaatcTCAAAAGTATCTGATAATCAAATAAGACTCCTAATGTCCATTGCCATTTTAATCATCATGTTTttactttataaataatatatttatcggtctctccatcttgttgaataattgatccaagatacctaagGGTTTTACTTAAAGGAACTTATTGTTCATCCAACTTATCTACATTATTCTGTCTAATTTTAAGAttactaaaattatatctcatatattcagCTTTGGTCCAATTAAATCTAAAATCTTTAATTTCTAATGATTGTCTCCATAGCtcacatatataattaattacaCTTAGGCTttcatcaactaagacaatatcatcaacaaataacatatgataggggtaaaaatggcgatgtgacacgccatggcagcaaccccctgagcgacacactgcccgaggctctccataccctgcagcagctcggcctcccacgcaaccccagtggtgaTGTTAGACGCCTTGCAGACAGCTACGTcaagtaacatcaaacctcctccataaatacccccgagtcctaagcaaaggggggggggaactcactcagacacaaaacactcagaggctcttcttctgcctcatccacaatcccctccacatccttctctaacttaatcgtcggaggggtcgggccgagctcccggcccgacctgtgtgcaggtgcgagatggtgtcgcctcttcccgaagctgcggcggagctgcctcccgacccgagccgccgacccgaaccgccgacccgacctgccgaaccgacctcccgactcGAACCACCGAACTCGGtcgccgggagacctcgaggagcgcccccacggagatcaccgccttccggacccgaaccaagccgcgacggccccgaggccacggctaaaaaagttacttaccgtaacagaatggcgctagaaggagggcccgaaatgacggtacgttagctttctccttggttgctccgctgtagccgacctgcaccagcagcaacGACTTCTGGGGCTGGTCTCGCCCGCGTcgaccccacgcgcgcggccaggccGCGCGTCTCGAcccctcggccacgcgcgcggctcgaCCCCATGCGCACGGCCATCCGCCCGCGTCGACCCCGCGCGCGCGCCTCcctcgcgtcggccccacgcgcgcggccaatccgcccgcgtcggcaccacgcgcgcggccagaccACGcgtctcggcccctcggccccacgcacgcggccagcccgcgcgccacggctcctcggccccacgcgcagcaAGCAGCCTGATGCCTCggctgctcctcggccccatgacggtgcagcccgctgcatcgacccctcggtcccatgcGTGGCCGCtcgcctcagctgctcggctgacgaagcagcccgctgcctcggctcctcggcctcatgcgcagccagcacgctgcgtcgacccctcggtcccatgcGTGGccgcccgcctcagctgctcggctgacggtgcagcccgctgcctcggcccctcggcctcatgcgcagccaatatGCTGCAgctagcacgctgcctcggccccttgcGCAGCGAGCAGCGCGCTgcttcggctcctcggcctcatgcgcagccaacacgctgcagccagcgtgctgcctcggcccctcggccccgtgtgcagccaacacgctgcctcggctcctcggccccatgcgcagcaagcagcccgctgcctcggcccctcggcctcatgcgcaaccAATACGCTGCAgctagcacgctgcctcggcccctcggccccttgCGCAGCGAGCAGCGCGCTgcttcggctcctcggcctcatgcgcagccaacacgctgcagccaacacgctgcctcggccccttggCCCCgtgtgcagccagcacgctgcatcgacccctcggtcccatgcGTGGccgcccgcctcagctgctcggctgacgaagcagcccgctgcctcggctcctcggccccatgcgcagcaagcagctcgctgcttcggcccctcggcctcatgcgcagccaacacgctgcagccagcacgctgcgtcgacccctcggtcccatgcGTGGccgcccgcctcagctgctcggtTGACGAAGCAGCCcgttgcctcggcccctcggcctcatgcgcagccaacacgctgcagccagcacgctgcatcgacccctcggtcccatgcGTGGCCGCCCGCCTCAGTTGCTCGGATGACGAAGcagctcgctgcctcggctcctcggtctcatgcgcagctaacacgctgcacgttgcctcggctcctcggccccttgcgcagcgagcagcacgctgcctcggcttctCGGCCTcatgtgcagccaacacgctgcagccagcacgctgcatcgacccctcggtcccatgcGTGGCCtcccgcctcagctgctcggctgacggtgcagcctgctgcctcggcccctcggcctcatgcgcagccaatacGCTGCAGCCAGCCCGCTGcgtcgacccctcggtcccatgcGTGGccgcccgcctcagctgctcggctgacgaaGCAGCCCACTGCCTcgactcctcggcctcatgcgcagccaacacgctgcagccagcacgctgcatcgacccctcggtcccatgcGTGGccgcccgcctcagctgctcggctgacgaagcagcccgctgcctcggctcctcggcctcatgcgcagccaacacgctgcagccagcacgctgcgtcGACCCCTCGGTCCTATGCGTGGCCacccgcctcagctgctcggctgacggtgcagcccgctgcctcggcctcatgcgcagccaatacGCTGCAgctagcacgctgcctcggcccctcggccccatgcgcagcaagcagcccgctgcctcggcccctcggcctcatgcgcagccaacacgctgcagccagcacgctgcatcgacccctcggtcccatgcGTGGccgcccgcctcagctgctcggctgacgaagcagcccgctgcctcggctcctcggccccttaCGCAGCgagcagcacgctgcctcggcttctcggcctcatgcgcagccaacacgctgcagccagcacgatgcctcggccactcggcctcatgcgcagcaagcagcccgctgcctcggctcctcgaccccatgcgcggccagcctgcctgcgccgagctactcggccatattcactgccgAGTCTGTCTCAGGGCGGCTTACCGAccagggtctcgcccctcggtcgcagcttgcctgcgtcgagcctacctcagcgcggtctgcccgcctgagcagcgcccgcagcctgcctgcgccgaaccacctcggcgcggcccgaccgcctgtcgtgttcctcggccgcgtggtgcccgaggccacgtcctcgcgtcctgcccgcctgatcgtgctactcggtcgcatgaccctcgcgaccacgcctgcgcggtcaccccgcctgcatcgtgctccttggctccatgttcccgagacaaacCAGTGCCGccggtacgcccgcgtcgtgccccttggctccataaaccccgagacacgtctgcacggccagcctgcccgcgccgaactccacggccctatccacctggtccacgcccctcggccgcggcttgcctgcgccgaacGCCTCGGCTCTATGCTTGCCgagcccaccacctcggtcgcagcctgcctacaccgagcacctcggcaactctctgccgaaatcccacctcaacgcggcctgcccccctgagcggtgtacctcggtcgcaacctgcctgcaccgagcacctcggcaactctctgtcgaaatcccacctcagcgcggcctgcccgcctgagcggtgtccctcggtcgcagcccgcctgcatcgagcacctcggccaatcactgccgagatctacctcggcgcggcttgtccgcctctatcgtgtacctcggctgcatggtgcccgagtccacgtcctcgcgtcctgcccgcctccacgtcctcgcgtcctgcccgcctgcgtcgtgctactcggtcgcatggcccttgcgaccactcctgcgcggtctgcccgcctgcgtcgtgctcctaggtcgcgtaatgcccgagaccacacctgcgccgccagccgcctgcgtcgtgctccttggctccatgttcccgagacagaccagtgccgccaataCGCCCGCgttgtgcccctcggctccataaaccccgagacacgtctgcacggccctatccacctggtCCACGCCCCTTGGCcgcggcttgcctgcgccgaacGCCTCGGCTCCCTGCTTGCCgagcccaccacctcggtcgcagcctgcctgcaccgagcacctcggcaactctctgccgaaatcccacctcagcgcggcctgcccgcctgagcggtgtccctcggtcgcagcctgcctgcaccgagcacctcggccaatcactgccgagatctacctcggcgcggcctgtccgcctctatcgtgtacctcggccgcatggtgcccgagtccacgtcctcccgtcctgcccgcctgcgtcgtgctactcggtcgcatggcccttgcgaccacgcctgcgcggtctgcccgcctgcgtcgtgctcctcggtcgcgtaatgcccgagaccacacctgcgccgccagccgcctgcgtcgtgctccttggctccatgttcccgagacagaccagtgccgccagtacgcccgcgtcgtgcccctcggctccataaaccccgagacacgtctgcacggccagcctgcccgcgccgaactcctcggccatatccactaccttgcccacctgggttacatccctcggccgcagcctgcctgcgccgagtgcctcggctccatgctttccgaggccaccacctcggtcgcgtaatgcccgaggccgccacctcggtcgcataatgcccgaggcctcctcggctttacgcctcccgagatcacacctgcgcggtcaccccacctgcgttgtgctcctcagccctcggctctacgccgtcccgagaccacacctacgcgatcaccccgcctgcgttgtgctcctcggccctcggctctatgccatcccgagaccacgcttgcgcggccagcccgcctgcgtcgtgctcctcggctcttcggctttacgccacccgagaccacgcctgcgtggccagcccgcctgcgtcgtgctcctcggctcttcgactttacgccatcccgggaccacacctgcgcggtcaccccgcctgcgttgtgctcttcggccctcggctttacgccacccgggacacacctgcgcggccagtccgcctgcgtcgtgctcctcggccctcggctttacgccacccgagaccacacctgcgcggccaacccgcctgcgttgtgctcctcgaccctcggctctacgccatcccgggaccacacctgcgcggtcaccccgcctacgctgtgctcctcggccctcatcggctccatcgaccccgagtccaaccctgctcggcttcctgactgagttgcgcacctcggccccatgttgcacgagacgcgtccgcgcggctagcccgcctgcgtcgtacgCCTCGAATCCgcatgaccagcccacctgaagtaagaagccatgcatcggaccccttgcatgcaagaaccgacgcatagctcctttcgggggggcatatgataggggtaaaaatggcgatgtgacacgccatggcagcaaccccctgagcgacacactgcccgaggctctccataccctgcagcagctcggcctcccacgcaaccccagtggtgaTGTTAGACGCCTtgcagacagctacgtcaggtaacatcaaacctcctccataaatacccctgagtcctaagcaaagggggggggaactcactcagacacaaaacactcagaggctcttcttctgcctcatccacaatcccctccacatccttctctaacttaatcgtcggaggggtcgggccgagctcccggcccgacctgtgtgtaggtgcgagatggtgtcgcctcttcccgaagctgcggcggagctgcctcccgacccgagccgccgacccgaaccgccgacccgacctgccgaaccaacctcccgacccgaaccaccgaactcggccgccgggagacctcgaggagcgcccccacggagatcaccgccttccggacccgaaccaagctgcgacggccccgaggccacagctaaaaaagttacttaccgtaacaacatACACCAGGAAGTTCTATCATATAAGTGATCAGTAAGTTCGTCcttatcaatgtgaaaaggtaGAGACTTTATGTGAATTATTGATGCAATATTATGCTAATAGAAAATTCAATAGACACACTTCCTATAGTTCTAACACTAATAAttacattatcatacatatatttaatatcaatataatttatgGATATACCTTTCTTTAATAAAACCCACCATAATATGAGAAAGAAGATTTCAAATTGAACAAACAATCCAAAGGAGATCTTGGTTGTCTCAATAAATAAGATGAGTTGACTGAGATTAGTAACATGAGGAGAGATTGAGGGAGACCAAAGAAATTTTACtgcagataaaaaaaatatttgtttgctCTTGGTGTGACTACTGATGGTCACTTACATAGAGCTCAATGTTAAGATGAATTTTGAGAAGCTAGACATTATGGTAGTTGTTGTATACAGACAAAAACTAGGAGAAACAACAATAACAATTTGCAACCTCAGTATGGTGGTAAATGAACCACTACGTTCAAATTagcaaaagaaggaaaaagaaacatTATGTGTCTCCATATACATGGATCCTGTTGGTAAAGAGATGCCACACATACTAAAGAAACATTTGAATGAGTAGGAAACTAGGCAGAATAAATGTTCGTTCTAATATATCCCAACTCCTGCAAAATTGCACCAAAACTCATCAATCAAAGTTTATGATAAATTTCCCATGTTACAGTGTACTATATAACACAACAAACAACCATGAAGAAGTAACTGATTGAAATGAACATTTTGTTCTTTGAAAAAACTTGTACTCAATAAATTATAAAAGGTTTTTTTTGAGCCATTCAATCGTTAGAGCATTATATCACAATAATGTATGTAAAGAAAGAAGCTACCTTATCCTCCTTTTCTTCTGTCTCAGGAGGCACACCCTACTTATTGCCCTTGCTCATATCTGTTGGTGGTTTTTTTGTGTTCTAGCTGCTTTTCGGTTGCAAGAGTCTTATCGGCATTAGAAACATCATCCTTCTCACTGTCTTCTAATACAGTTCCACAAACGTAACAAGATCAGTGATGGCAACTGCAAACATACCTTCACCAAAATTCTTCTGAGTATATCATGAATCACAAACGAAGAGGAAATCTTAACTGTGCCACAGTTACCAAGTCCTGCCCCATGGCGTTTAGTCTCATAACCTCAGCCTGTGCCACTGCGCCACTGATACAACCTACGTGAGGACCGTTCAGAGTCACCTCCAGAGTGCTCAACCCCACTGCCACCACTGCCCCCATATCTACCACGTGGCCACCACCAAATGGCTGACACGGCGGGCGTTCCCTCTCCAGAAGCCTATCGCcacccccaccaccaccaccaccatatcCCTTAGAGATCCCATTGGCGTTGCCATTTCCAAAGTAACGATTTGGGCACGTCCCGCCACTTCGACCACCTCTTCCATCCCTTGTTTCGCCACGGCCAGCACCACCGCGTGATGGTGCAGCATTTCTCGCCTCCCTCACTATATGCCAAACACACTCCGAAGCTTCGCTTAGGACATTAGGTCAttgaaaaaatatcaaatttcaaCGGAGACCACACAAGACCCAAAATTCGATAGGAAACATCACAAAGGTCGACGTTTCGAAAAGCACCGCGCTGAACCAAACCAAATGCGATTGGGACTAACCGGATTGAACAAGGTGGGGTAAAGTTCTTGTGGGAAGCTTCGCTACTGCCGAGGAGGTCGAAGGGGTTCGCGGTGGCCATCTCCGCGAAGGGCCGCCTCAATCTCCGGCCACAGAGCGGCTGCAGCGAAGCCTATAACCGGAACAGGGGCCAGACGCCCCTCGGGAGATCCTAAATGAATCAGGGGCCAGACGCCCCTCGGGAGAGCAGAAAGCTAGGGTTTGGCCGGCGCCGCGGGTGTGGGTGTTCATGTCTAAAGTATTCTTTCAGGATAAGAAATGACATTATTAGTCACAAAACGAATGTTTATTTACAGCCTAAAGTATGCAGTGTTGGGTGTTCATGTCCTCTGAGTTGATGCTTATCGTGCCCTTCGGATGGGGAATACCAACGTGGCCCAAATCTGAGCCTTGACAGTAAGATCGTGCGAAGGAGATTGTTCTGTGATGGCCGAAATATATCCCACAATAATCTCATTattattagattcataaaagaaaacgaTCATATTATAAATGTAATAATAATTGTGATGGAGGAGTCCTAGAAATGATAATTAATATTCTTCATGAAATCTAATATGGCCTGTGGATCCATAATGGTCGATTTATTGTCGGGAAACAAGCCCTCGTTGGATCTCGGTCTTCCTATGTTGACTCCGCGACCCATGGTTGGCTTCAGATCTCTCCGCGCCCTTTTCGACTCCGCCGGCCTCCGCCGGCCTCTCTCCCCCCGGCAACATTTCTCGGCCCGCCGACTCCACCGAGGTCTTCAACTCTATCCTCTCCGCCGACAAATAAGACCATACTCGCTCTCTCTTTCCTTCCTCTCTTTGTGTATGTGGTTAAGCTCGTGTTTCTCTTGTTCTTGGTCCAGAGTCGTCGATGGATCGGAGAACGCAGGAGTCCGGTTTCATTCACCCGACCGCTATCATTCATCCGGATGCGGTCATTGGACAGGTCTCCTCTCGTCGACCTTCCTTTCACTTGCTGTTCTGCTGTTACCTGAAGTCTGTATGCATGCTTGGCATGGCTTGCTTTGGAATCATTACGAACAATGTGTGTATTATGAAGCTATTAGTTTCTTGATGTCCACAGGGTGTGTCGATTGGTCCTTTCTGTACCGTTGACTTCGCCGTCAAGATTGGTAATGCATGCCAATTGCAAGCAGGGAGTCATATCATGGGGGAGACCGAGATAGGGGATTCTTGCATCATTCAAACGTGAGTTCCAGGTTGTTGTTTGATTGATTTCCAGTAGATTAGGCACTGAGATAGCAAATAGCGGCAATCATATTGGAATCCTTAATGAAGCAACTGAAACTTAAATTGCAAATTCTGCTGATCCAAGTAACTAGCGACTGTGGAAATCAAGATGGATAGTTCATGTGAAAGCTATGCACGACTAAATCTCAGTGTGAAGGATTCAGTTTTGGAATGGTCTAATTCCAACACGTAGCATGAAAAATTACTTTGAAGTATAGCAATAGTCTCCGGAGTATCAGTATTGGTAAAGTATAACATACATCAGAAACAATAGCTGTAAAAAAGGGCTTAGAAGTGGCTGCTCCAACTGTTGGATTGCAGTGTCATGCAAAGTTTTTTATTTGTTCTTCAGTTTTCATGGTGTATTAAAGAAAAGATTAACT comes from the Musa acuminata AAA Group cultivar baxijiao chromosome BXJ2-8, Cavendish_Baxijiao_AAA, whole genome shotgun sequence genome and includes:
- the LOC135620005 gene encoding probable serine acetyltransferase 1 is translated as MPAGQVNRMSATAAMVPTYPPPESETEEAWVWGQIKAEAYRDAESEPALASFLYATVLSHPSLARSLAFHLANKLCSSTLLSTLLYDLFLQSFSSSPTLISAVVADLLAARHRDPACANFSHCLLNYKGFLAIQAHRVSHLLWGQNRRPLALALQSRIADVFAVDIHPAARVGKGVLLDHATGVVVGETAVIGNNVSILHHVTLGGTGKAVGDRHPKIGDGVLIGAGATILGNIRIGEGAKIGAGSVVLIDVPPRSTAVGSPARLIGGKDKHFTHDDLPSESMDHTSFIQEWSDYII